In Brassica napus cultivar Da-Ae chromosome A3, Da-Ae, whole genome shotgun sequence, the sequence GGAAATTGTGTTCGCAGAATTCCTTGGCTGGTCGCATCCTTTTGCATGATCGACTGTCTCTGAATTGCCGtcagattgatatattatacGACATTGGCTTGTATTTTCTTGGTGGGCCTTTCTTATTTGGACTTCTTTTGATTTGCTTGTTGCTGAACAAggtcacatcatcccctcctccttcaaAAGGATTTGCCCTCAAATCCGACTTAATGTTTAGAACCTGTGACCGTGAGAGGCAGCCCCACTAGTGATCAAAACAGGTTGCTTTCGGAGAAGCAATCTCCTTGAGCCATTACGAGAGATGGAGGAGCAGTCTCGGTTTAACTTCAGATGGAATGATCTCTTGTTTTCTcatggatctttttttttgtagaagatGGAAAGATGAGAATGATGAATGACAGAAGTGAACACCAAACCCTCAAgtgtgctctgataccaaataataGAAAATCTCCCAAGAAATGCACTCAAAGGTTGGTGAAAGGATAAGCTTTGACCCAAAGATGGATTAAAGGAAAGGTGGATCGATGGTTCTTCAGTATAAGGCTGCGGAAGGCCAGATACTTGCTGGGTTGGTCTTAGTCCGTGAGAGGCAGCCCCACTAGTGAACAAGACCGTGCTTACGGAGATCACTCTCGTAGCATTACGATGTTCCAAAGAACAAAGGAttcaacaaatttaaaaagtagatttttattaaaagggcTGAATGAATAAAAACAATACAAAGCAAGCCTTTATATGATAGGCAATCTGtagaattaaataatctagTCAATCTTTGAAACTATAAAGCTCTTAAAACTATGAAGACTTGACTAGGAATATTGACTTGACCAAAGACCAAGACTGTGTTGACCGAATTTGGGAAATTGTGTTCGCAGAATTCCTTGGCTGGTCGCATCCTTTTGCATGATCGACGGTCTCTGAATTGCCGtcagattgatatattatacGACATTGGCTTGTATTTTTTTGGTGGGCCTTTCTTCTGTGGACTTCTTTTGATTTTCTTGTTGCTGAACAAGGTCACATCATATATGGTAGAGGGTGTTGAACAACATGTATCTAAAGAGCTGAGCAGAGTAGAAGAAGCCGACATTTGTGGTACGACCTCAATGTCTACCGATGGCACGAATTCAACATCGCCAGATGGTACGAGCTCAACGTCTACCAATGGCACGAATTCAACTTCGCCAGACGGTACGACCTCAACGTCTACCGACGGCACGACTTCAACGTCGCCATACGGTACGACCTCAACGTCTACCGACAGCACAACTCCAACATCAACAGACGGTACGACCTTAACGTCGACCGATGCTACGACTTtaacgtcgatcgacggtacaaCCTCAATATCGACCAATgacacgacctcaacgtcgattGACGGTACGAACTCAGAAACGATCAACAACACCTCAGTAGAAATCGACACAGACTTTTGTCATCAATCGATAGCACTCGAAATCCCTTAAGGATCTAGTTGTCCTCAGGACATTGCAGACTCGACATTGAAGAGCATTGATATATCAAGTTGTGATCCTACCTCAGATGGAGACAGAGAAATCACCATGAAAGATTTCTTGGAGCTAGAAGAGTTATTGGACTTGGAGGATGGAGAAAAGCTTGAAGACTTGGATTCGAGTAGA encodes:
- the LOC125607257 gene encoding cell wall integrity and stress response component 3-like, with protein sequence MVEGVEQHVSKELSRVEEADICGTTSMSTDGTNSTSPDGTSSTSTNGTNSTSPDGTTSTSTDGTTSTSPYGTTSTSTDSTTPTSTDGTTLTSTDATTLTSIDGTTSISTNDTTSTSIDDSTLKSIDISSCDPTSDGDREITMKDFLELEELLDLEDGEKLEDLDSSREVTMEDFLELEE